The Ornithorhynchus anatinus isolate Pmale09 chromosome X2, mOrnAna1.pri.v4, whole genome shotgun sequence genome window below encodes:
- the PAIP2 gene encoding polyadenylate-binding protein-interacting protein 2 isoform X1, which yields MKDPSRSSASPSIINEDVIVNGHAHEDDNPFAEYMWMENEEEFNRQIEEELWEEEFIERCFQEMLEEEEEHEWFIPARDLPQTMDQIQDQLSDLVIGDGSSLEDLVVKSNLNPNAKEFVPGVKY from the exons ATGAAAGACCCGAGCCGAAGCAGCGCCAGCCCGAGTATCATCAACGAGGATGTGATCGTCAACGGCCACGCTCACGAAGACGACAACCCGTTTGCCGAGTACATGTGGATGGAGAACGAAGAGGAGTTCAACAGACAG ATCGAGGAGGAGTTGTGGGAAGaagagtttattgagcgctgtttccaggagatgctggaagaggaagaggagcacgAGTGGTTTATCCCCGCTCGAGACCTTCCCCAGACCATGGACCAGATCCAGGACCAGCTCAGCGACCTCGTCATCGGCGACGGCTCCTCGCTGGAGGATCTTGTG GTCAAGAGTAACCTGAATCCAAACGCAAAGGAGTTCGTTCCCGGGGTGAAGTATTAG
- the PAIP2 gene encoding polyadenylate-binding protein-interacting protein 2 isoform X2 — MKDPSRSSASPSIINEDVIVNGHAHEDDNPFAEYMWMENEEEFNRQEMLEEEEEHEWFIPARDLPQTMDQIQDQLSDLVIGDGSSLEDLVVKSNLNPNAKEFVPGVKY; from the exons ATGAAAGACCCGAGCCGAAGCAGCGCCAGCCCGAGTATCATCAACGAGGATGTGATCGTCAACGGCCACGCTCACGAAGACGACAACCCGTTTGCCGAGTACATGTGGATGGAGAACGAAGAGGAGTTCAACAGACAG gagatgctggaagaggaagaggagcacgAGTGGTTTATCCCCGCTCGAGACCTTCCCCAGACCATGGACCAGATCCAGGACCAGCTCAGCGACCTCGTCATCGGCGACGGCTCCTCGCTGGAGGATCTTGTG GTCAAGAGTAACCTGAATCCAAACGCAAAGGAGTTCGTTCCCGGGGTGAAGTATTAG